The Streptomyces kanamyceticus DNA segment GTCGCTCACTCGGAAGGGCCAGACAAACAGGGCGTACTTCAACAAAACATCACAGGGTGGGTGGGGTGTCCCGCATTCCGCACCCGGAGGTCGACGTGCCGCGTCAGCTCCCCCCTTGGGGACTCACTCGTGGAGGGGAGAAATCCGCCCTGCGCACCACCGCGGCCCTGCTCACCTCGCTGACCGCGCTGGCCGCGACCTCGCTGGTCGCGGGCCCGGCCATCGCCGAATCGGCGGCCGGCCCGTGCGCCCTGCGCCGCACCCCCGCCCACCACTCGGAGGGCCTCGACACCTGGAACAGCTCCTATCCGCGCCCGGCCAGGACCCTGAACGCGGTGATGGTCTTCCTGTCCTTCCCCGACTCGCCGCCGCAGACCACCCCCCAAGAGCTCGCCGCCGACTACTTCCCGGCCACGAGTCGGTTCTTCGAGCACGCCTCGTACGGCAAGTTCGCCCTGCGTCCGCACCCCCGGCGCGAGTGGGTGGAGATGCCGGAGAACTCCATGTCGTACGCCATACAGCGCGACTGGAACGCCAAGCGGCGCAGCGCCTATCTGCGCGACGCGGTGGCCGCGGCCGATCCGCACGTCGACTTCTCGCGGTACGACGTCGTCTACTTCGTCGCCGACCCGGACGCCCCCGGCGTCGACTCGGACGCCACGAAGGTCGTGAACTTCGACCATCCGATGCGGGCCGACGGCACGGACATCCGTCGCATCGTCACGGTCTTCGAGCGGCACCCGCCGGACCGCAACGTGCTCGCCCACGAGACGGGCCACGTCTTCGACCTGCCCGACCTCTACCACCGGCCCACCGACGGCAAGGGCGACTGGGACACCTACGTCGGTGACTGGGACGTCATGGGCAGCCAGTTCGGCCTCGCCCCCGACCTCTTCGGCTGGCACAAGTGGAAGCTGGGCTGGCTGGAGCCGCGGCAGGTGCGGTGCGTGACGGGCGGCACGGAGCGGCTGACCCTCGAACCGCTGTCGGCGGTCCCGGCGCGCGGCGCCCTCGGCGGCACCAAGCTCGCGGTGGTCCGCACGGGGCGCGAGACGGCGATCGCCATCGAGGCACGGGGCGCCGCGGGCAACGACCACGCGACGTGCACCGAGGGCGTGCTCGTCTACCAGGTGCGGGGCGGTACGGCGTCGGGCGGCGGCCCCATCGAGGTGGTCGACGCACATCCGGAGTCGGAGTCCTGCTGGGGCGACTCGGTGTACCCGCAGCTGGCGGACGCCCCGGTGCGGGCGGGCGAGAGCTTCACGGTGCCCGGCGAGGACGTGCGCGTCGAGGTGGCGGGGCGGACGGCGTCGGGGGCGTGGACGGTGCAGGTCACGGCGGACTGAGGTGAGGGGCGGGGTGCGCGCGTACGCCGGAAGCCCCCGCGTACGCGAGGAAGTCCCCCGCATACGCAAGAAGTTCCCCCCGCATACGCAAGAAGCCCCCCGCTCGCGCGAGGGGCTTCTTGCTGTCTGTGCGCCGCCAGGGACTCGAACCCCGGACCCGCTGATTAAGAGTCAGCTGCTCTAACCAACTGAGCTAGCGGCGCCTGCTGACGTCGTAGACCTTAGCATCCTGATCGCCGCCAGGAAAAATCGATATGCGTACCGCGGACGAGACGGCGGAGCGGGCCGCGCGGACGCAGGCCCAGAGCATCACCTCGGGGCCGGGCAGCCAGGGGTGCCGGGTGTCGGGGGCGACCAGCCAGCGCGATTCCAGGCGGGCGGCGGGGGCGGTGTCGGGGGCGCCCGCGGAGGGCGGCGGCAC contains these protein-coding regions:
- a CDS encoding M6 family metalloprotease domain-containing protein; translation: MSRIPHPEVDVPRQLPPWGLTRGGEKSALRTTAALLTSLTALAATSLVAGPAIAESAAGPCALRRTPAHHSEGLDTWNSSYPRPARTLNAVMVFLSFPDSPPQTTPQELAADYFPATSRFFEHASYGKFALRPHPRREWVEMPENSMSYAIQRDWNAKRRSAYLRDAVAAADPHVDFSRYDVVYFVADPDAPGVDSDATKVVNFDHPMRADGTDIRRIVTVFERHPPDRNVLAHETGHVFDLPDLYHRPTDGKGDWDTYVGDWDVMGSQFGLAPDLFGWHKWKLGWLEPRQVRCVTGGTERLTLEPLSAVPARGALGGTKLAVVRTGRETAIAIEARGAAGNDHATCTEGVLVYQVRGGTASGGGPIEVVDAHPESESCWGDSVYPQLADAPVRAGESFTVPGEDVRVEVAGRTASGAWTVQVTAD